Proteins from a genomic interval of Sugiyamaella lignohabitans strain CBS 10342 chromosome C, complete sequence:
- the NHX1 gene encoding bifunctional K:H/Na:H antiporter NHX1 (Na+/H+ and K+/H+ exchanger; required for intracellular sequestration of Na+ and K+; located in the vacuole and late endosome compartments; required for osmotolerance to acute hypertonic shock and for vacuolar fusion; ortholog of human NHE9, which is linked to autism; GO_component: GO:0005769 - early endosome [Evidence IDA] [PMID 22210050]; GO_component: GO:0005768 - endosome [Evidence IEA]; GO_component: GO:0010008 - endosome membrane [Evidence IEA]; GO_component: GO:0000329 - fungal-type vacuole membrane [Evidence IDA] [PMID 20826459]; GO_component: GO:0016021 - integral component of membrane [Evidence IEA,IEA]; GO_component: GO:0016021 - integral component of membrane [Evidence ISM] [PMID 12192589]; GO_component: GO:0005770 - late endosome [Evidence IDA] [PMID 20709757]; GO_component: GO:0005770 - late endosome [Evidence IDA] [PMID 22210050]; GO_component: GO:0005770 - late endosome [Evidence IDA] [PMID 9694857]; GO_component: GO:0031902 - late endosome membrane [Evidence IEA]; GO_component: GO:0016020 - membrane [Evidence IEA]; GO_component: GO:0005802 - trans-Golgi network [Evidence IDA] [PMID 22210050]; GO_function: GO:0015297 - antiporter activity [Evidence IEA]; GO_function: GO:0015386 - potassium:proton antiporter activity [Evidence IMP] [PMID 15635088]; GO_function: GO:0015385 - sodium:proton antiporter activity [Evidence IEA]; GO_function: GO:0015385 - sodium:proton antiporter activity [Evidence IMP] [PMID 10998367]; GO_function: GO:0015385 - sodium:proton antiporter activity [Evidence IMP] [PMID 15635088]; GO_function: GO:0015299 - solute:proton antiporter activity [Evidence IEA]; GO_process: GO:0006812 - cation transport [Evidence IEA]; GO_process: GO:0030004 - cellular monovalent inorganic cation homeostasis [Evidence IMP] [PMID 10589731]; GO_process: GO:1902600 - hydrogen ion transmembrane transport [Evidence IEA]; GO_process: GO:0006811 - ion transport [Evidence IEA]; GO_process: GO:0071805 - potassium ion transmembrane transport [Evidence IMP] [PMID 15635088]; GO_process: GO:0006813 - potassium ion transport [Evidence IEA]; GO_process: GO:0006885 - regulation of pH [Evidence IEA]; GO_process: GO:0035725 - sodium ion transmembrane transport [Evidence IMP] [PMID 10998367]; GO_process: GO:0035725 - sodium ion transmembrane transport [Evidence IMP] [PMID 15635088]; GO_process: GO:0006814 - sodium ion transport [Evidence IEA,IEA]; GO_process: GO:0055085 - transmembrane transport [Evidence IEA]; GO_process: GO:0006810 - transport [Evidence IEA]; GO_process: GO:0007035 - vacuolar acidification [Evidence IMP] [PMID 10589731]) — MTALVLKHSHVRRFPQIESCLVLLFAYASYFFSNGCHMSGIVSLLFCGITLKHYAYYNMSRRTQIAIKYIFQLLAQLSENFIFVYLGLSLFTQEELIFKPVLIIVTALGICVSRWAAVFPLSKLINFASRARATRILRGSSLGSASGASASLTDEIPQPYQMMLFWAGLRGAVGVALAAGLEGEHGPSLRATVLVIVVLTVIVFGGTTARMLEILGIRTGVIEDVESDDEFDIEAVLDSRHQREEGFGYNSRSGNLSATHLIGGGVGSTSSPGDLGNISGGFYQPGSRSGSVTRLRRSGSYHDDQLDAANIHGNNNEFDSDVDSDVSDLPPMAGSRSAAGSSSVALDNLGPLNSSNGGSGASGDLAANSSGTSFLRAEDRARWFREFDEQVLKPVLLDSSPGANSPNR, encoded by the coding sequence ATGACTGCACTGGTGTTAAAACACTCACATGTTCGTCGGTTCCCACAAATCGAATCGTGTCTTGTTTTGTTATTTGCTTATGCCTCATACTTTTTCTCAAATGGATGCCACATGTCTGGTATTGTATCGTTACTTTTCTGTGGTATTACTCTGAAACATTATGCTTATTACAACATGTCACGAAGGACACAGATTGCCATTAAATACATTTTCCAGTTGCTGGCCCAGTTATCAGAGAATTTCATTTTCGTATACCTCGGGCTATCATTGTTTACCCAAGAAGAGCTCATTTTCAAGCCGGTGCTTATTATTGTAACTGCTCTTGGCATCTGTGTTTCACGATGGGCTGCCGTGTTCCCATTGTCCAAACTGATCAATTTTGCCAGTCGTGCAAGAGCCACCCGAATTCTTCGTGGCAGTAGTCTTGGTTCGGCCAGTGGTGCATCTGCTTCGCTTACTGATGAGATTCCTCAACCGTACCAGATGATGCTTTTCTGGGCTGGATTACGAGGTGCTGTAGGAGTTGCGTTAGCTGCTGGATTAGAAGGTGAACATGGTCCATCGTTACGTGCTACTGTGCTAGTTATTGTCGTGTTGACGGTGATTGTGTTTGGTGGAACGACTGCTCGGATGCTGGAGATTCTCGGAATTCGAACTGGGGTGATTGAAGATGTTGAGAGTGATGACgagtttgatattgaagCTGTGCTTGATTCTCGACACCAGCGTGAAGAGGGATTTGGATACAACTCCCGAAGCGGCAATCTCAGTGCCACCCATTTGATTGGCGGTGGTGTTGGTAGCACAAGCTCACCTGGCGATTTAGGCAATATCAGTGGTGGATTCTATCAACCTGGATCAcgatctggatctgtgaCTCGACTAAGGCGCTCCGGTTCGTACCATGACGACCAGCTTGATGCCGCTAATATTCACGGAAATAACAACGAGTTCGACTCGGACGTCGATTCAGATGTATCAGACCTACCTCCTATGGCGGGTTCGCggtctgctgctggctcaTCATCCGTGGCCCTCGATAACCTTGGTCCCTtaaacagcagcaacggcgGTTCTGGTGCCAGTGGTGACCTCGCTGCCAACTCATCAGGTACATCGTTTTTGCGCGCTGAAGATCGTGCTCGGTGGTTCCGCGAGTTTGACGAACAGGTACTGAAACCAGTGCTCCTTGACTCTTCGCCAGGAGCAAACTCCCCTAACAGATGA
- the NAM2 gene encoding leucine--tRNA ligase NAM2 (Mitochondrial leucyl-tRNA synthetase; also has a direct role in splicing of several mitochondrial group I introns; indirectly required for mitochondrial genome maintenance; GO_component: GO:0005759 - mitochondrial matrix [Evidence IEA]; GO_component: GO:0005739 - mitochondrion [Evidence IEA]; GO_component: GO:0005739 - mitochondrion [Evidence IDA] [PMID 14576278]; GO_component: GO:0005739 - mitochondrion [Evidence IDA] [PMID 16823961]; GO_component: GO:0005739 - mitochondrion [Evidence IDA] [PMID 1990003]; GO_function: GO:0005524 - ATP binding [Evidence IEA,IEA]; GO_function: GO:0002161 - aminoacyl-tRNA editing activity [Evidence IEA]; GO_function: GO:0004812 - aminoacyl-tRNA ligase activity [Evidence IEA,IEA]; GO_function: GO:0004823 - leucine-tRNA ligase activity [Evidence IEA,IEA]; GO_function: GO:0004823 - leucine-tRNA ligase activity [Evidence IDA] [PMID 1990003]; GO_function: GO:0016874 - ligase activity [Evidence IEA]; GO_function: GO:0003729 - mRNA binding [Evidence IPI] [PMID 11142386]; GO_function: GO:0000166 - nucleotide binding [Evidence IEA,IEA]; GO_process: GO:0000372 - Group I intron splicing [Evidence IMP] [PMID 12486008]; GO_process: GO:0000372 - Group I intron splicing [Evidence IMP] [PMID 2277640]; GO_process: GO:0006429 - leucyl-tRNA aminoacylation [Evidence IEA]; GO_process: GO:0006429 - leucyl-tRNA aminoacylation [Evidence IDA] [PMID 1990003]; GO_process: GO:0032543 - mitochondrial translation [Evidence IGI] [PMID 16777356]; GO_process: GO:0006450 - regulation of translational fidelity [Evidence IEA]; GO_process: GO:0006418 - tRNA aminoacylation for protein translation [Evidence IEA]; GO_process: GO:0006412 - translation [Evidence IEA]) yields MFRVIQQYPRLVPGCALNYGARFYSESAGLLSTQLDEKWKKIWKSHPPRADAATSDTSKGKYFVLSMFPYPSGILHIGHLRVYTISDVLARYRRLSGYDVIHPMGWDAFGLPAENAAIERNVDPAVWTYSNIEKMRAQMDIMLADLDWDKEVITCSPEYYKFTQKLFIMLYESGYAYRKEAVVNWDPIEKTVLANEQVDNEGRSWRSGAIVEKKKLEQWFLAITKLAPQLLDDLKVLDKWPKKVKTMQRNWIGKSEGAEIQFLFNPSSENGLISKLGLDRVSAFTTRPDTLFGVDYVALSLNHPVSEWYSKQHPQLAKFLEEAKNLPEDSKAGFKIPGLFLSNPLTPDTYDIPVFVAPYVIGDYGHGAVMGCPGHDLRDNAFWAENNPGVEPSVVVRPASDTVAPGEIFAGKDGILNEKSGQFAGLTSKEGGSAIIDYVSKLNGLASKTTQLKLRDWLISRQRFWGAPIPMIHCETDCGIVPVPEEDLPVLLPDGLGAPLSTSEEFTKTTCPKCGGPAHRDTDTMDTFMDSSWYFFRYTDPKNPNQLFDYEKASTLMPVDLYIGGVEHAILHLLYSRFISKFLAETGAWSGGDLNGEPIKRLVTQGMVHGRTLIDGETGRFLKPEEVDESNPQVGPIIKSTGKVAEISSEKMSKSKFNGADPVKCITSHGADATRAHILFQAPVSDVLNWEEQRIVGIERWLARVQSAVDSTIEKGLDTTSELDVSKLSAEDVKLWNEVQKKIEQITAALHEDLSMNTLISDYMKLTRTILNGLESPTTSPAVLYKSTKTLLQLISPVTPANAEEGWEKLLKADGKEWTTIFNQRWPQPSPIEVTIKASGKHRIIINGKSVFELEITDTSISDDELIALIRSNGGDEHLAGKTIKRVIRPDGKPAVSLIAA; encoded by the coding sequence ATGTTTAGAGTAATTCAGCAGTACCCGCGCCTGGTGCCTGGATGTGCTTTGAACTATGGTGCTAGATTCTATTCTGAAAGTGCTGGCCTTTTGTCGACACAATTGGAtgaaaaatggaaaaagATCTGGAAATCACATCCTCCTAGagcagatgctgctactagtGATACGTCCAAGggaaaatattttgttttgtcCATGTTTCCATATCCATCAGGAATCCTTCATATCGGCCATCTCCGTGTATATACTATTAGCGATGTGCTAGCAAGATATAGACGACTGAGTGGATACGATGTAATTCATCCAATGGGTTGGGATGCTTTTGGACTGCCAGCAGAGAATGCTGCTATAGAGCGTAATGTGGACCCTGCTGTTTGGACCTACTCCAACATTGAGAAAATGAGGGCACAAATGGATATAATGCTGGCTGATCTTGATTGGGATAAAGAGGTCATTACATGTTCTCCAGAATATTATAAGTTCACTCAGAAACTGTTTATTATGTTGTATGAGTCAGGCTACGCTTATAGAAAGGAGGCAGTTGTAAACTGGGATCCTATAGAGAAGACTGTGTTAGCCAATGAACAGGTTGATAATGAAGGAAGATCCTGGAGATCTGGTGCCATTGTcgaaaagaaaaagctgGAGCAGTGGTTCTTGGCTATTACCAAGTTGGCACCCCAGCTGCTGGACGATCTGAAAGTTCTTGATAAATGGCCCAAAAAAGTCAAGACAATGCAGAGAAACTGGATAGGCAAATCTGAAGGTGCTGAGATCCAGTTTCTGTTCAATCCTTCTTCTGAGAATGGACTTATCTCAAAGCTTGGTTTAGATCGTGTATCTGCTTTCACAACCAGACCAGATACTCTTTTTGGTGTGGATTATGTGGCACTATCTCTCAACCACCCTGTTTCCGAGTGGTACTCAAAACAACATCCTCAACTGGCCAAGTTCCTGGAAGAGGCTAAAAATTTACCTGAAGATTCTAAGGCCGGGTTCAAAATTCCTGGCTTGTTTTTATCTAATCCGCTAACTCCTGATACCTACGATATTCCTGTGTTTGTTGCTCCTTATGTGATTGGCGATTATGGACATGGTGCAGTGATGGGTTGTCCGGGCCATGATCTTAGAGATAACGCTTTCTGGGCAGAGAATAACCCCGGTGTCGAACCATCTGTTGTTGTACGCCCAGCAAGCGATACTGTAGCTCCCGGTGAGATTTTTGCTGGAAAAGATGGTATTCTAAATGAAAAGTCGGGCCAGTTTGCTGGTCTCACATCTAAAGAAGGAGGTTCGGCCATCATTGACTATGTATCCAAATTGAATGGACTGGCATCCAAAACAACTCAACTCAAATTGCGTGATTGGCTCATTAGTCGTCAACGTTTCTGGGGTGCTCCGATTCCTATGATTCATTGTGAAACAGACTGTGGAATTGTTCCTgtaccagaagaagacctGCCAGTATTGCTTCCCGATGGATTAGGTGCTCCATTATCAACTAGTGAGGAATTTACTAAGACCACATGTCCTAAATGTGGAGGACCTGCTCACCGTGATACCGATACTATGGATACTTTTATGGACTCTTCGTGGTATTTTTTCCGTTACACAGATCCTAAGAACCCAAACCAGCTGTTCGACTACGAAAAAGCGTCAACTCTGATGCCCGTTGACTTGTATATTGGTGGTGTGGAGCACGCGATTCTGCATTTGCTCTACTCTCGATTCATATCCAAGTTTCTCGCCGAAACCGGAGCATGGTCCGGTGGTGATTTGAATGGAGAGCCTATCAAACGACTTGTAACTCAAGGAATGGTACATGGTAGAACCCTGATCGATGGCGAGACTGGGAGGTTCTTGAAACCCGAGGAAGTTGATGAGTCGAATCCTCAAGTGGGTCCTATTATTAAGAGTACCGGCAAGGTTGCTGAAATCAGTAGCGAGAAAATGTCGAAATCCAAGTTCAACGGAGCAGATCCTGTCAAGTGTATAACCAGCCatggtgctgatgctacTCGTGCGCACATTCTGTTCCAGGCTCCAGTGAGCGACGTTCTAAACTGGGAGGAGCAACGTATCGTTGGAATTGAGAGATGGCTGGCAAGAGTTCAATCCGCCGTAGACTCTACAATTGAAAAGGGGCTGGATACTACTAGTGAACTGGATGTCTCGAAACTGAGCGCTGAAGACGTTAAACTGTGGAATGAAGTTCAAAAGAAGATCGAGCAAATAACCGCTGCTCTTCACGAAGACCTGTCTATGAACACACTTATCTCTGACTACATGAAACTTACAAGAACCATACTCAATGGACTCGAATCACCCACCACCTCACCCGCCGTTCTTTATAAGAGTACCAAGACTCTGTTACAGCTTATCTCACCTGTCACTCCTGCGAATGCCGAGGAAGGCTGGGAAAAGCTGCTTAAAGCCGACGGCAAGGAATGGACTACCATATTCAATCAGCGATGGCCTCAGCCTTCACCTATCGAAGTTACTATAAAGGCGTCTGGAAAGCACCGAATAATCATCAATGGAAAATCGgtttttgaacttgaaatTACCGATACTAGCATTTCAGACGATGAACTCATCGCTctcatcagatccaacGGCGGCGACGAGCACCTCGCTGGAAAGACCATCAAACGGGTCATCCGCCCTGACGGCAAGCCTGCTGTCTCTCTCATTGCTGCATAA